The DNA sequence TAATGAGGTAAAAtaaagattagagttagaaaccAGACATGGTTCCTCTGCATTCCAAAACTCCTCCAGTATCTGCATTATAGGCTTCTCCGACGACGAACAAGGCGACGCGCTCTCCATGTCGTAATCCTGGTGATTAATATCAGTGTTTAACAAACCTGAGAAATCATAATTAAGAAAATCCGTTAAGCACATGTCGCTGGAGTCAACGCCAGGGACCAGATCCGAAGATTGATCAGTAGTCTTATTTTGTAATGCTGGTTGAACCAATGGCTCCATGGTACTAGTACTAGTTATGAGTTGATGATCAGCCTCGTCCAGAGCGGCCTTGGCCCTAACATCGGATGCATTGGCCTTGATTTCCGGTTTAATTGGCTCAGATTTCTCGCGCTTCTTCTTGTGTTTCTTCGTCTTCTTGTTGTTGCATTGTTTAGTCGGGGTCTTTGGAGAAGCAGCTGCAGATGTAGTGTGGTTATCATGAGCCTTTTTCCTCAATGTCGTGTTCCAGTAGTTCTTGATTTCATTGTCTGTTCGGCCAGGGAGCCTTCCAGCTATTAAA is a window from the Daucus carota subsp. sativus chromosome 8, DH1 v3.0, whole genome shotgun sequence genome containing:
- the LOC108197753 gene encoding transcription factor MYB1, translating into MGRSPCCSKVGLNKGAWTTAEDKILTDFIHLHGEGGWRNLPKRAGLKRCGKSCRLRWLNYLRPDIKRGNISDDEEDLIIRLHKLLGNRWSLIAGRLPGRTDNEIKNYWNTTLRKKAHDNHTTSAAASPKTPTKQCNNKKTKKHKKKREKSEPIKPEIKANASDVRAKAALDEADHQLITSTSTMEPLVQPALQNKTTDQSSDLVPGVDSSDMCLTDFLNYDFSGLLNTDINHQDYDMESASPCSSSEKPIMQILEEFWNAEEPCLVSNSNLYFTSLSECLVGDWLA